In Besnoitia besnoiti strain Bb-Ger1 chromosome Unknown contig00045, whole genome shotgun sequence, one genomic interval encodes:
- a CDS encoding RIC1 protein (encoded by transcript BESB_058150) → MASQRKLAASDGRELAQPGSEEAMGPRRSRDARKKDRDRDEFGKASARYEDSHGGAKQAYGIAEAERRACALFSLDRLLRAEDVSEAFSLVAPRAHPYRVPVPSQLSSGPSLSPSSGSDVPLPSSASSRSVARAGSHGALSPHPAASSPSAELSLQQRFAVAQEALTALPGGAALYLFLHLLSRHSPSTLAKTVASCVRKTEPTLAPLVLFPLLGSPPATYFEDAMKRQLLHTASIYLLVLQNTEGCLVVRQKRALPLLRAALRLGVAGLARKLVRFVLALLVAYPARKRAENSACEATGDPTESAKARQASVHALREGNCEEDIVVPWSGAGGAPALWAPPALFQERRRSRSHAARSRAEEKPAREGEQLHSQVEEEEGSRRAQKAKHGQRAEERAERQADAKADEERAIFQLYRDVVAIVEDCLLSSLVHLQWLRVFQLTSVLALDLPAWLFRLRPHICRVFSLDGPCGLLPSPESAPVVSPCCSHSQCLFLQDDPAVPFERVVLSLVSQLGLSARGFASRSIWSAAQWRACLLGSRSLPSLCRTTEMGRLHQGSLLARTSSRASSHFGVDASLAISDSAEAAPAPTACREGTDLQSEEADARVLAASPSACEWKRGSYAAVSGAWVHLPSVRGLTPSPAPASPFPPRRFVYRGRLASSFSPRTNARAGAPSPPAGLPQRLGRRVQPNFVSGSEGEYSLRAATESLTAFFLHVFVRADLPVLALALLVAAGDREGVRRILSLSPSLRLRIQMKQEESNGRVSASADTTAQQPSKAAALESGHPGGRSREDAKTAGGGAVRRKQNRDAGGWAAMSRSLRELLFVMAEQAAESGAPTGERIEPPAGRNGERIRKT, encoded by the exons atggcgtcgcagaggaaactcgcggcgagcgatgGACGAGAACTAGCCCAACcaggaagcgaggaagcgatgGGGCCGCGCAGATCGCGCGACGCACGGAAAAAGGACCGAGACAGGGATGAATTCGGCAAGGCGTCCGCAAGATACGAGGATAGTCAtggcggcgcgaagcaggctTACGGCattgcagaggcggagagacgtGCGTGTGCGCTCTTCAGTCTCGATCGCCTTTTGCGAGCTGAAGACGTCTCTGAAGCCTTTTCTCTCGTGGCTCCACGAGCGCATCCGTACCGCGTGCCGGTCCCCTCTCAGTTGTCTTCcggtccctctctctcgccttcatcTGGCTCAGATGTCCCGCTTCCTTCGTCTGCATCCTCTCGCTCCGTGGCTCGCGCTGGGTCACATGGAGCATTGTCTCCCCAtcccgctgcgtcctcgccttctgccgagctgtcgctgcagcagcggttTGCTGTAGCCCAGGAAGCGCTGACCGCGCTGCCGGGCGGGGCGGCTTTGTATCTTTTTCTCCATCTTCTTTCGCGGCATAGTCCCTCGACGCTCGCCAAGACTGTCGCGTCGTGTGTGCGGAAGACCGAGCCaacgctcgcgcctctcgttctcttccctctcctgggctcgccgccagcaACTTACTTCGAGGACGCGATGaagcgccagctgcttcaCACCGCTTCCATCTATCTGCTGGTGCTGCAAAACACTGAAGGATGTTTAGTCGTTCGGCAGAAACGCGcgttgcctcttcttcgagcggcgctgcggctcggcgtcgcaggcctcgcgcggaagcTCGTGCGCTTCGTGCTCGCGCTCCTGGTTGCCTAtccggcgcggaagagggcggaaaacagcgcgtgcgaggcgacCGGGGATCCGACTGAAAGTGCGAAGGCTCGGCAGGcgtctgtgcatgcgctACGGGAAGGAAACTGCGAAGAGGATATCGTCGTGCCGTGGTCGGGAGCAGGAGGGGCCCCCGCACTgtgggctccgccggcgctgtttcaggagcgaagacgaagcaggtcgcacgcagcgaggagtcgcgcagaagagaaacctgcgcgagaaggcgagcagctCCACTCTCAagtggaagaggaggagggctcCCGAAGAGCCCAGAAAGCGAAGCACGGCCAGCGTGCGGAGgaacgcgcggagagacaagcCGACGCaaaagcagacgaagagagggcCATCTTTCAGCTTTACCGAGATGTTGTGGCAATCGTTGAGGACTGTCTTTTGAGTTCGCTGGTTCATCTGCAGTGGCTCCGCGTTTTTCAGTTGACAAGTGTCCTCGCGCTCGATCTGCCTGCTTggctctttcgcctccgccctcatATCTGTCGCGTCTTTTCGCTTGACGGGCCGTGCGGATTGCTTCCGTCTCCGGAGTCCGCCCCGGTGGTGTCGCCCTGTTGTTCGCACTCGCAGTGCCTATTTCTGCAGGACGACCCAGCAGTGCCGTTTGAGCGCGTTGTCTTGTCGCTTGTAAGCCAGCTCGGTCTCAGCGCTCGgggcttcgcgtctcgctcgatCTGGTCTGCCGCGCAGTGGCGAGCTTGCCTTCTGGGCTCTCGTTCGTTGCCGTCCCTCTGTCGTACGACGGAGATGGGTCGCCTACACCAAGGCTCTCTTCTTGCGCGtacgtcttctcgcgcctcgtctcatTTCGGGGTCGACGCGTCGCTTGCTATTTCAGAttcggcagaggcggcccCGGCTCCGACTGCTTGTCGAGAGGGAACGGATCTGCAGTCAGAAGAGGCTGACGCCCGAGTTcttgctgcgtcgccttccgcatgCGAGTGGAAGCGGGGCAGTTACGCAGCCGTCTCTGGGGCGTGGGTTCACCTGCCTAGCGTGAGGGGGCTCactccttcgcctgctccGGCCTCGCCGTTTCCGCCCCGACGTTTC GTCTACAGGGGTCGCCTCGCTAGCTCCTTTAGTCCGCGGACgaacgcgagggcgggggcgccgtcgcctccggcggggcTGCCACAGAGACTTGGGAGGCGGGTGCAGCCGAACTTCGTGTCggggagcgagggcgagtaCAGTctcagggcggcgacggaaagTCTGACGGCTTTCTTTCTCCACGTCTTCGTCAGAGCCGACCTGCCTGTGCTGGCGTTGGCGCTCCTCgtggccgcaggcgaccgcgagggagTGAGGAGaattctttctctctcgccgtcgttgcGACTGCGCATTCAGATGAAGCAAGAGGAAAGCAACGGGCGCGTCTCGGCTTCCGCGGACACGACCGCTCAGCAGCCGAgcaaggcagcggcgctagAAAGCGGGCATCCTGGAGGACGCAgtcgagaagacgcgaagactGCAGGAGGGGGTGCAGTGCGCAGGAAGCAAAaccgagacgccggcgggtgGGCAGCAATGTCTCGCTCCTTGCGAGAGCTGCTTTTCGTCATGGCTGAGCAAGCGGCAGAAAGCGGGGCGCCGACTGGAGAACGGATAGAGCCACCTGCCGGGAGAAACGGTGAAAGAATCCGTAAAACGTAA